One genomic segment of Drosophila melanogaster chromosome 3R includes these proteins:
- the MSAmiP gene encoding MSA micropeptide, isoform A gives MLNLEFMSN, from the coding sequence ATGCTTAATTTAGAATTTATgagcaattaa
- the MSAmiP gene encoding MSA micropeptide, isoform B, translated as MTHKQKPKCGKMLNLEFMSN; from the coding sequence ATGACCCATAAGCAGAAACCAAAGTGTGGCAAAATGCTTAATTTAGAATTTATgagcaattaa